AAATTCTCTCCGTGAATTCTTTGAAAAACATAAAGGGAATGATCCTGTAACAATATACCTTGTGTTAAATGGAAAGAGGCTTGAGATGGAACTTGAAAAAGAACATTTTATAAAAGTAACTCCTGATTTAATAACTGAACTTAAGAAACTTTTAGGAGAGGAGAATTTCTGGTATAAAGAGGAGATTTTTGCTTAAAGGAGGAGTGTTATGAGAATAGGTATTCTAACAGGTGGTGGAGATTGTCCTGGTTTAAACTCCACCATAAGGGCAATTTTTATGAGGAGTCTTGACTTCGGTTACAGTGTTTTTGGTTTTTTAAATGGCTGGAAGGGAGTTATAGATGATGAGGGGATTCTTCTTTCAAGGGAGATGGTTGAGGAGATCATGCCTCTTGGAGGCACAATCCTTTATTCCTCAAGAACCAATCCTTTTAAAGTGGAAAACGGAGTTGAGAAAATAAAAGAAACTTTGAGAAAGGAAAACATTGAAGCCCTTATTGCAATAGGTGGAGACGATACTCTTGGTGTTGCATCCCGTTTGTATGAAGAGCATAATATAAAGACTATTGGTGTTCCCAAAACAATGGATAATGATATATCAGAAACAGACTACACATTTGGATTTGATTCCTCTGCTACAGTATCTATGGATGCCATCGAGAGACTTAGAGATACTGCAAAGGCAATGAAGAGGATAATAGTTCTTGAAGTAATGGGAAGACATGCAGGTTGGGTTGCCCTATTCACAGGTCTTGGTGGAGCAGCAGATTACACCCTTCTTCCAGAAGAAAAGTACAATGAGGATGAGTTGATTGAAAAGGTAAAGAAAGCCTTTGAGAGAAAAAATTATGCCGTTGTTTGTGTATCTGAGGGAGTTGATGTAGGCAAAGATGAGTCTCATGAAGTGGATGCCTTTGGACATAAATTACTGCAGGAGAAAGGGGTTGGAAGCTACATTGCCAGGGTTATAAAGGAGAAGACTGGAATTCAGACAAGGTCCGTTCAAATTGGTCATATTCAGCGAGGTGGTTCCCCCACTCTCTTTGATAGAATACTTACCATAAGGCTTGGTGTTAAAGCCGTAGAGATGGTTAAGGATGGTGAGTTTGGTAGGATGGCTACCATGAAGAATGGAGTAATTACATCTGTTCCACTAAAGGATGCTGTTGGAAAGACAAAGGTGGTAACAGAGGATTGGATAAAGTTAAAGAGGATATTTGAGAAGTAATGAAATTTTTTAGCTCTTTGAGGTTTCAAGTTGCCTTCACCTTTTTAATTGTTGTGATAGTAACCACCCTTTCTCTTGGTTCACTTCTTATTAAAGAGACAGAGACTAAATTCTGGAAGGCAGAGGAAGAGAAGCTTTCAACCATAGGAAGGCAACTTGTTTCCTCCTACAATAGAGTTAGTGAAAAACTGAAGGTACAGGCGGATTTACTTAACACAGATTTAGATGTAATTAAGAAGACACAGCTTGAAACGGCACTCTTTGATTACACGAAACCAATTCATGAGGAGAATGAAGAGATAGGTGTTGGTTTCTTTATATATGGGGATGATTTCAACAGACCCCTTGCCGTTCAAGAATCAAAGTCAAAGGACAGCGAGAAGATAAGGGTGGTTTTTCCTGTATATGAAAACGGTAAGAAAGCAGGATTTGTTTGGGTTGAGGAACCAAAGGATCTTGTGCTATCTGAGATAGAATCTTTAAAAGCCAAAGAGAGAAATATAATACTTGTGGTTCTACTTATATCAGGAATTTTAGCCATTTATATATCTTTGATGTTTGTAAAAAAGGTTACCATTATAAAGACGGGCCTTGAAAATCTAAAATCTGATCTGTCCTATAAACTTCCTGTAATGAGTGGAGAGATAGGAGAGATAAGTAGGGCAATAAATGATTTATCCACATCTCTTCTTGTATCAAGGAGCAACTCTGAAAAGATCCTTGAGACCATAGCTTCTGGCGTTCTCATCGTTTCAAGGGATGGGATAGTTAAGGAATTTAATAGAGCTTGTGAGGAACTTCTTGGAGTAAGAAAAAAAGATGTTATAGGGAAGAGATACACTCTTTTTCCCCATTTAAAAGAGATTGTTGAAACTGTAAAGGGTGGTGGAAAATTCAGAGAGAAGAAAATAAAGATTGGGGGTAATGAGAAGATATTTCATATATTCTCCACTCCATTTAATGGAGATGATCTATTGATAAGTGTGGAGGATGTAACTGAGGAGGTAAAATTACTGGAGGAGAAGAGAAGGACTGAAGCTTTAAAGACTCTTGGAATGTTCACCACAGGTGTTGCCCATGAGATTAGAAACCCTCTAACATCCATAAAAGGTTTTGCCCAAATTCTTGAAAAGAGACTTGAAGGGAAGGGTGGGGATGAGGAGAGGTATATAAAAACAATACTCTCAGAGGTGAAAAGACTTGAGAACATTCTAAAGGATCTACTTATGTATGGAAGACCCTCTCCCCCAAACAAAATTATGACAAACATTTCAAAGGTTATAAGAGATTCACTATCTTTGCTTAATGAGAAGTTGAAGGAGAAAAATATAAAGGTTCATATAGATTTTGAGTATGATCCAAGATTCTCCTTTGACCCGAAACAGATGGAGCAGGTATTTATAAACCTTATTCTTAATGCCATAGATGCCTCTGAGTTTAACAGTAAAATAGTTATAAGGACAAAGAAGGCGCAGAGTGGTATACTTATAGAGGTAAAGGATTTTGGTTTTGGTATAAAAGAGGAGGATAGGGAAAAGATATTTATGCCCTTTTTTACCACGAAGGAGAAGGGAACAGGACTGGGTCTTCCAATATCTCAAAAGATAGTGGAGATGCATGATGGCAGGATATGGTTTAACTCAAACAAGGATGGGACAACGTTTTTTGTCTACATTCCTATTAAATAGTGGTATAATTTGGGTATGAATAAAAAGGTTAATAAATTCAG
The window above is part of the Caldisericia bacterium genome. Proteins encoded here:
- a CDS encoding 6-phosphofructokinase, which codes for MRIGILTGGGDCPGLNSTIRAIFMRSLDFGYSVFGFLNGWKGVIDDEGILLSREMVEEIMPLGGTILYSSRTNPFKVENGVEKIKETLRKENIEALIAIGGDDTLGVASRLYEEHNIKTIGVPKTMDNDISETDYTFGFDSSATVSMDAIERLRDTAKAMKRIIVLEVMGRHAGWVALFTGLGGAADYTLLPEEKYNEDELIEKVKKAFERKNYAVVCVSEGVDVGKDESHEVDAFGHKLLQEKGVGSYIARVIKEKTGIQTRSVQIGHIQRGGSPTLFDRILTIRLGVKAVEMVKDGEFGRMATMKNGVITSVPLKDAVGKTKVVTEDWIKLKRIFEK
- a CDS encoding PAS domain-containing protein — translated: MKFFSSLRFQVAFTFLIVVIVTTLSLGSLLIKETETKFWKAEEEKLSTIGRQLVSSYNRVSEKLKVQADLLNTDLDVIKKTQLETALFDYTKPIHEENEEIGVGFFIYGDDFNRPLAVQESKSKDSEKIRVVFPVYENGKKAGFVWVEEPKDLVLSEIESLKAKERNIILVVLLISGILAIYISLMFVKKVTIIKTGLENLKSDLSYKLPVMSGEIGEISRAINDLSTSLLVSRSNSEKILETIASGVLIVSRDGIVKEFNRACEELLGVRKKDVIGKRYTLFPHLKEIVETVKGGGKFREKKIKIGGNEKIFHIFSTPFNGDDLLISVEDVTEEVKLLEEKRRTEALKTLGMFTTGVAHEIRNPLTSIKGFAQILEKRLEGKGGDEERYIKTILSEVKRLENILKDLLMYGRPSPPNKIMTNISKVIRDSLSLLNEKLKEKNIKVHIDFEYDPRFSFDPKQMEQVFINLILNAIDASEFNSKIVIRTKKAQSGILIEVKDFGFGIKEEDREKIFMPFFTTKEKGTGLGLPISQKIVEMHDGRIWFNSNKDGTTFFVYIPIK